From Dreissena polymorpha isolate Duluth1 chromosome 15, UMN_Dpol_1.0, whole genome shotgun sequence, a single genomic window includes:
- the LOC127861259 gene encoding sorting nexin-4-like — translation MADDSPPTYSPDHFPSSPEEDTVEVAKKLGKTNMLQWMEIRVSEPEKRTTTSMKMQDTFMVYLIETRITDNDVKCKGDGTTSLWRRYSEFELLRNYLEITYPALVIPPLPEKKATYTWQNMATDKFDAEFIERRRAALEIFLLRCAAHPIMCLDKIFIGFLQKEEAWKDTVYATEFQSKADSKLKSLNASFRLKKPDQQFEELKNYSNEIQGVIANLLKVRARMADHQFGVHKLHGNYQRVFNEWSAIEREMTDPLQSAGHYMNVYAQSIDTILEEEEQYADQLKEYLAFGESLRSVCRKYECLQYDQERAEEGLTSKHSQKEALVQGKTSTGFSLGSLKKAMFGADTPEQRELKIKHLEEQIKVNEVELKQANEEMQKFVDAALRDIDRFKRQKTKDLKEIFTNYAIMQIKQCKKGIAIWTSAKDCFAKM, via the exons ATGGCCGACGATAGCCCACCGACCTATTCCCCAGACCATTTTCCAAGTTCTCCGGAAGAAGACACGGTGGAGGTGGCTAAAAAGCTGGGAAAG aCAAATATGTTGCAATGGATGGAGATTCGAGTTTCTGAGCCAGAAAAGAGAACCACAACATCAATGAAGATGCAAGACACATTTATGGTCTATCTTATTGAAACAAG GATTACAGACAATGACGTAAAATGCAAAGGTGATGGAACGACTTCCCTGTGGCGCCGATACAGCGAGTTTGAGCTGCTGAGAAACTACCTTGAGATCACCTATCCTGCCCTTGTCATTCCACCTCTGCCAGAGAAAAAG GCCACATACACTTGGCAGAACATGGCCACAGACAAGTTTGATGCTGAATTCATTGAGAGGAGGAGGGCAGCTTTAGAG ATCTTCTTGTTACGATGTGCTGCCCATCCAATTATGTGTCTGGACAAGATATTCATTGGTTTTCTACAGAAG GAGGAAGCATGGAAGGATACTGTTTATGCCACAGAATTTCAGAGTAAG GCTGATTCAAAGTTGAAGAGTTTAAATGCCTCATTTCGCTTGAAGAAACCAGACCA GCAGTTTGAAGAACTTAAGAATTACAGCAATGAAATACAGGGCGTCATAGCCAATCTCCTGAAAGTTAGAGCG CGTATGGCAGACCACCAGTTTGGTGTGCACAAGCTCCATGGCAACTACCAGAGGGTGTTCAATGAGTGGAGCGCTATAGAGCGTGAGATGACTGACCCCCTGCAGAGTGCTGGACACTACATGAACGT GTATGCGCAGTCTATAGACACCATTCTGGAGGAAGAAGAGCAGTATGCAGACCAGCTGAAGGAATACCTGGCATTTGGGGAGTCACTTAG GTCTGTTTGTAGAAAATATGAGTGTCTACAGTATGATCAGGAAAGGGCTGAAGAAGGATTGACCAGTAAACACTCACAGAAAGAGGCTTTG GTTCAAGGCAAGACCTCCACTGGCTTCAGTCTGGGCAGTCTGAAGAAGGCGATGTTCGGTGCCGATACCCCAGAGCAGAGGGAACTCAAGATCAAGCACCTGGAGGAACAGATCAAAGTCAATGAGGTGGAACTGAAGCAGGCCAATGAGGAGATGCA AAAGTTTGTTGATGCTGCCCTGCGTGACATAGACCGATTCAAGAGACAGAAGACAAAAGATCTTAAAGAGATCTTCACAAACTACGCCATCATGCAAATCAAACAGTGTAAAAAA GGAATAGCAATTTGGACCAGTGCCAAAGACTGTTTTGCCAAGATGTGA